A genomic window from Candidatus Kouleothrix ribensis includes:
- a CDS encoding long-chain fatty acid--CoA ligase, protein MEHPWLKFYDHRTPHRLAYPEALLDHFLDDAARDFPTHTAITFVLRYALGGRLRIGATYSYQQLHTYVDRLAAGLASLGVGKGDRVALMLPNSPQAVIAFFAAMRLGAIVVNTNPTYMPLEIQHQLADSGAETIVLLNQFVPRLRKAQPALPQLKRVIVTSIDDLLGFPMRQLVRHALQREPDWAEVPLGGMFFSFSALLAHAAAPPQVTRAPGDVALLQYTGGTTGVPKAAMLTHRNLLANTLQSLAWLVDAQRGAERMICALPFFHVYGMTVGMLCSVAMAANMLVLPNPRPIDTVMEVLARERATIFPGVPAMYIAIINHPQAASYDLTSVRACLSAAAPLPIEVQERFGAITGGRLVEGYGMTETSPLTHGNPVYGLRKSGSIGIPVSDVDAKIVDLDSGAAIAAGTDAQGELLVRGPQVMAGYWERPDETAATIDPDGWLHTGDIARMDEDGYFFIVDRKKDMIIASGFKVLPRDVEEVLFTHPDVQEAAVVGVPDPYRGETVKAYIVLKAGAQPSEQAIIAFCREQMAPFKVPRQIEFRAELPKTPIGKVLRRVLVDEERQKLDARASSAGSDAER, encoded by the coding sequence ATGGAGCATCCCTGGCTGAAGTTCTACGACCACCGTACGCCACACAGGTTGGCCTACCCCGAGGCCCTGCTCGATCACTTTCTCGACGACGCCGCGCGCGATTTTCCCACGCACACCGCGATCACGTTTGTGCTACGCTACGCGCTGGGCGGGCGCCTGCGCATCGGCGCGACCTACTCGTACCAGCAGCTACACACGTACGTCGATCGGCTGGCCGCCGGGCTGGCCAGCCTGGGCGTGGGCAAGGGCGACCGGGTTGCGCTGATGCTGCCGAACTCGCCGCAGGCCGTGATCGCCTTCTTCGCGGCCATGCGGCTGGGCGCGATCGTGGTGAACACCAACCCGACCTACATGCCGCTCGAGATCCAGCACCAGCTGGCCGATAGCGGCGCCGAGACGATCGTGCTGCTGAACCAGTTTGTGCCGCGCCTGCGCAAGGCCCAGCCGGCGCTGCCGCAGCTCAAGCGCGTGATCGTTACGTCGATCGACGATCTGCTGGGCTTCCCAATGCGCCAGCTGGTGCGGCACGCGCTCCAGCGCGAGCCCGATTGGGCCGAGGTGCCGCTTGGCGGTATGTTCTTTAGCTTTAGCGCGCTGCTGGCCCACGCCGCCGCGCCGCCACAGGTTACCCGCGCGCCCGGCGATGTCGCGCTGCTGCAGTATACCGGCGGCACGACCGGTGTGCCCAAGGCGGCCATGCTGACGCACCGCAACCTGCTGGCGAACACGCTCCAGTCGCTGGCGTGGCTGGTCGATGCGCAGCGCGGCGCCGAGCGCATGATCTGCGCGCTGCCGTTCTTCCACGTGTATGGCATGACCGTCGGCATGCTCTGCTCGGTGGCGATGGCGGCGAATATGCTGGTGCTGCCCAACCCGCGGCCGATCGATACGGTGATGGAGGTGCTTGCGCGCGAGCGTGCGACGATCTTCCCCGGCGTGCCGGCCATGTATATTGCGATTATCAATCACCCGCAGGCTGCCAGCTACGACCTGACTTCGGTGCGCGCCTGCCTGAGCGCAGCCGCACCGCTGCCGATCGAGGTGCAAGAGCGCTTTGGCGCGATCACCGGCGGGCGGCTGGTCGAGGGCTACGGCATGACCGAAACCTCGCCGCTGACGCACGGCAACCCGGTGTACGGGCTGCGTAAGTCCGGCTCGATCGGTATCCCGGTATCGGATGTGGATGCCAAGATTGTCGATCTCGACAGCGGCGCGGCGATTGCGGCCGGCACAGACGCCCAGGGCGAGCTGCTGGTGCGCGGCCCGCAGGTGATGGCTGGCTACTGGGAGCGCCCAGACGAAACCGCCGCGACGATCGACCCGGACGGCTGGCTGCACACCGGCGATATCGCGCGCATGGACGAGGATGGCTATTTCTTCATTGTCGATCGCAAGAAGGATATGATCATCGCGAGTGGCTTCAAGGTGCTGCCGCGCGATGTCGAGGAGGTGCTGTTCACCCATCCCGACGTGCAGGAGGCGGCGGTGGTGGGTGTGCCCGACCCGTATCGCGGCGAGACGGTGAAGGCCTATATTGTGCTGAAGGCCGGCGCGCAGCCATCGGAGCAGGCGATCATCGCGTTTTGCCGCGAGCAGATGGCGCCGTTCAAGGTGCCCAGGCAGATCGAGTTCCGCGCGGAGCTACCCAAGACGCCGATCGGCAAGGTGCTGCGGCGCGTGCTGGTCGACGAGGAGCGCCAGAAGTTGGATGCCCGCGCGAGCAGCGCGGGCTCGGATGCAGAGCGTTAG
- a CDS encoding MBL fold metallo-hydrolase — MKLNDDLFVLAIPIVRDGQTNYFNLSLIVDANHGATLVDTGLPGQHEAITSALAEAGLGLGDLRRIILTHQDVDHIGSLHELAQASGARVLAHQVEAPYIDGTATPRFATAEVQARFPTMRALAERFRPTPIDQRLSDGERLDLAGGVRVVFSPGHTPGHTCLYLERSKTLIAGDALTVEEGRLNGPNPSATADMPAATESVRRLAELDVRAIVCYHGGVVADDAAGQLGRVAAAMREAPAP; from the coding sequence ATGAAGCTCAACGACGATCTGTTTGTGCTGGCCATCCCGATCGTGCGCGACGGCCAGACCAACTACTTCAACCTGAGCCTGATCGTCGACGCCAATCACGGCGCCACGCTGGTCGATACGGGGCTACCGGGCCAGCACGAGGCGATCACGAGCGCGCTGGCCGAGGCCGGGCTGGGCCTCGGCGACCTGCGCCGGATCATTCTGACTCACCAGGATGTCGACCACATCGGCAGCCTGCACGAGCTGGCGCAGGCCAGCGGCGCGCGCGTGCTGGCCCACCAGGTCGAAGCCCCTTACATCGACGGCACGGCGACACCACGTTTCGCGACGGCCGAGGTACAGGCGCGCTTCCCGACCATGCGCGCGCTGGCCGAACGCTTCCGGCCCACGCCGATCGACCAGCGGCTGAGCGACGGCGAGCGGCTCGACCTGGCCGGCGGCGTGCGGGTGGTGTTCTCGCCCGGCCACACGCCTGGCCACACCTGCCTATACCTCGAACGCTCGAAGACGCTGATCGCCGGCGATGCGCTGACCGTCGAGGAGGGCCGGCTCAACGGGCCAAACCCGAGCGCCACCGCCGACATGCCGGCGGCCACCGAGTCGGTGCGCAGGCTGGCCGAACTCGATGTGCGGGCGATCGTGTGCTACCACGGCGGGGTGGTGGCCGACGACGCGGCCGGGCAGCTTGGGCGCGTGGCCGCAGCCATGCGCGAGGCGCCAGCCCCGTGA
- a CDS encoding FHA domain-containing protein has product MSDRPSIEKEVNDSKQAINLLDKDIQQLRDWIRTNERAVGGMPESLRRITEDGITRARADLAQRENEMQRLRGALADNQKLLNLLTDIERKQRDIATLEQEQEKIITLLERHRAELRQFQLSYEELTRPVIVAPCELVLPNNQRIPLDGQQTEYAIGWKDARTLAGPAIDLTALGGSSLGVSRQHALIRSNGGRWTIEDLGSTNGTFINESPLVPNSPTLLQDKTTIRVGNIKLFFRYVTHTTRL; this is encoded by the coding sequence ATGTCTGATCGTCCGTCGATTGAGAAAGAAGTCAACGACAGCAAGCAGGCGATCAATCTTCTGGACAAGGATATTCAGCAGCTGCGCGACTGGATTCGCACCAACGAGCGGGCGGTTGGCGGCATGCCCGAGAGCCTGCGGCGGATCACCGAGGATGGTATCACGCGTGCGCGCGCCGACCTGGCGCAGCGCGAGAACGAGATGCAGCGGCTGCGCGGCGCGCTGGCCGACAACCAGAAGCTGCTGAACTTGCTCACCGATATCGAGCGCAAGCAGCGCGATATCGCGACGCTCGAGCAAGAGCAGGAGAAGATCATCACGCTGCTCGAGCGCCACCGCGCCGAGCTGCGCCAGTTTCAGCTCAGCTACGAAGAGCTGACCCGCCCGGTGATCGTCGCGCCGTGCGAGCTGGTGCTGCCGAATAACCAGCGCATCCCACTTGATGGCCAGCAGACTGAGTATGCGATCGGCTGGAAGGACGCGCGCACGCTGGCCGGCCCGGCGATCGATCTCACTGCGCTCGGCGGCAGCTCGCTCGGCGTGAGCCGCCAGCACGCGCTGATCCGCAGCAATGGCGGGCGCTGGACGATCGAGGATCTGGGCAGCACCAACGGCACCTTCATCAACGAGAGTCCGCTAGTTCCCAACAGCCCCACGCTGCTGCAAGACAAAACTACCATCCGGGTTGGCAATATCAAGCTGTTCTTCCGCTACGTCACGCACACCACCCGCCTGTAG